From a single Sediminibacterium sp. KACHI17 genomic region:
- a CDS encoding helix-turn-helix domain-containing protein: protein MKTDGFLPRHRAIECFHQKGNKLFGIKFKISPVIFEKKINFSEYREYIFPLSYLMDSGMLVKIKTSTSFEERVSILTDYFEKIIDQYSGSLKPIEIVSQILAHCENNRDFITPVEDFAKQYNISSRTLQRYFETATSISTKTAIQIMRIRKATEHLATDPDTFNSADYGYYDHSHFYKHLKSFLQKNTLKKLQPHLRLLEKLHGK from the coding sequence ATGAAGACCGACGGTTTTCTTCCTCGTCACCGGGCCATTGAGTGTTTTCATCAAAAAGGGAATAAGCTGTTTGGTATCAAGTTCAAAATATCACCGGTTATTTTTGAAAAGAAGATCAATTTCTCAGAATACCGTGAATACATTTTTCCATTGAGTTATTTAATGGATTCGGGTATGCTGGTCAAGATCAAAACATCTACTTCTTTTGAAGAGCGTGTGAGCATACTCACTGATTATTTTGAAAAGATCATTGATCAATATTCCGGCTCTTTAAAGCCGATCGAAATTGTTTCTCAAATTTTGGCACATTGTGAAAACAACAGAGATTTTATAACCCCCGTAGAAGATTTCGCTAAACAATACAATATCTCTTCTCGAACACTACAGCGTTATTTTGAAACGGCTACCAGTATCAGTACCAAAACTGCTATACAGATCATGCGCATCAGAAAAGCCACAGAACACCTGGCCACTGATCCGGATACTTTCAATAGTGCAGACTATGGTTACTATGATCACAGCCATTTCTACAAACATCTCAAAAGTTTCCTCCAAAAAAATACACTCAAAAAACTGCAACCACATTTGAGGTTGCTGGAGAAGTTACATGGGAAGTAG
- a CDS encoding murein L,D-transpeptidase catalytic domain family protein, with amino-acid sequence MISKKSQLVLLCLVIATGFSFKEKPVMHIGTAPSNTLTAVYENLDLAALGLSKKAYEFALSGYESLKSSGQLIQDHILSVVDFSLPSNQKRLFVIDLLKGELLFHTFVSHGKNSGKLIAKKFSNKASSFQSSIGFYTTGEPYQGKHGLSLRLIGKEKGINDKALQRGIVIHGADYAEEVVASRQGYLGRSLGCPAVPQSVHRELISTIQNGSCFFIYAPSSGYPKQSKLI; translated from the coding sequence ATGATCAGCAAAAAAAGTCAACTAGTTCTACTCTGTCTTGTAATCGCTACCGGTTTTTCCTTTAAAGAAAAGCCTGTGATGCATATTGGTACTGCACCCAGTAACACACTCACAGCTGTATATGAAAACCTGGATCTCGCGGCTCTTGGACTTTCCAAAAAAGCCTATGAATTTGCCTTGTCCGGATATGAAAGTCTGAAGTCGAGCGGGCAGCTTATTCAGGACCATATTTTGTCTGTCGTAGATTTTAGTCTGCCTTCAAATCAAAAAAGACTATTTGTGATCGATCTGCTGAAAGGGGAGTTGTTGTTTCATACGTTTGTTTCGCACGGAAAAAATTCAGGCAAGCTGATCGCTAAAAAATTTTCCAATAAAGCCAGTAGCTTTCAAAGCAGCATTGGTTTTTACACCACCGGTGAACCTTATCAGGGAAAACATGGTCTTTCGTTACGACTGATCGGAAAAGAAAAAGGCATCAACGATAAGGCCCTGCAAAGAGGTATCGTGATTCATGGCGCTGATTATGCAGAAGAAGTGGTGGCAAGCAGACAAGGCTATTTAGGCAGAAGTCTGGGATGTCCGGCAGTACCTCAGTCTGTTCATCGCGAACTGATCTCAACGATTCAAAATGGGAGTTGCTTTTTCATCTATGCACCTTCTTCGGGGTATCCCAAACAGTCAAAACTCATTTAA
- a CDS encoding adenylate kinase produces MFNIILFGPPGSGKGTQSEKLIAAYGLKHLSTGDLLRSEIAAQTPLGLEAKSIMDKGQLVPDEVVVGMISSALDNNPQAKGFLFDGFPRTEAQSIALDKLLKLKNTEIGVVLALDVSEEELVSRLLNRGKTSGRSDDTNETVIRARIAEYKAKTTVVANYYANFDKVVHIKGEGSVDEIFDSLRSEIDKRMS; encoded by the coding sequence ATGTTTAATATTATTCTGTTTGGACCTCCGGGCAGTGGAAAAGGAACCCAAAGCGAAAAACTGATCGCTGCTTACGGACTGAAGCACTTATCTACCGGTGATTTATTAAGAAGCGAAATTGCAGCCCAAACACCGTTGGGACTGGAAGCCAAGTCTATCATGGACAAAGGCCAGCTGGTGCCTGATGAAGTTGTAGTAGGAATGATCAGTTCCGCTCTTGATAATAATCCGCAGGCCAAAGGATTTTTATTTGATGGTTTCCCCAGAACAGAAGCCCAGAGTATTGCCCTGGATAAGCTTTTGAAACTAAAGAATACTGAGATCGGAGTGGTTCTGGCATTGGATGTAAGTGAAGAAGAACTCGTAAGTCGCTTATTGAACCGTGGTAAAACCAGCGGCAGAAGTGATGATACCAATGAAACCGTGATCCGTGCCCGTATTGCTGAATACAAGGCTAAAACCACAGTCGTAGCCAACTACTATGCTAACTTTGATAAAGTGGTTCATATCAAGGGAGAGGGCTCTGTGGATGAAATTTTTGATTCGCTGCGCAGCGAGATTGACAAAAGAATGTCTTAA
- the msrB gene encoding peptide-methionine (R)-S-oxide reductase MsrB has protein sequence MDSTEKNNPVYSRTDKSKVNLKEDEWKKILSPDVYYIARQKGTERPWTSKFENFKEIGTYYCAACGNALFKSDTKFDSGCGWPSFYEPISKSAIIYLPDNSHGMVRTEVQCGRCKSHLGHVFEDGPPPTGLRYCINGVILDFEKAEAAKKKYEEGKKG, from the coding sequence ATGGACAGCACAGAAAAGAACAATCCGGTGTATTCAAGAACCGACAAATCAAAAGTGAACCTGAAAGAAGATGAGTGGAAGAAGATTCTTTCTCCCGATGTGTATTATATCGCTCGTCAAAAAGGAACAGAGCGTCCCTGGACCAGTAAGTTCGAAAATTTCAAAGAGATAGGTACTTATTATTGTGCTGCTTGTGGTAATGCCTTATTCAAAAGCGATACCAAGTTCGATAGCGGATGTGGATGGCCAAGTTTTTATGAGCCCATCAGCAAAAGCGCAATTATCTACCTGCCAGATAACTCACACGGTATGGTAAGAACAGAGGTACAATGCGGAAGATGTAAAAGTCATTTAGGACATGTATTCGAAGATGGTCCACCTCCTACCGGATTACGTTACTGCATCAATGGTGTGATCCTTGATTTTGAAAAAGCAGAAGCTGCTAAGAAAAAATACGAGGAAGGGAAGAAGGGATAG
- a CDS encoding aminotransferase class I/II-fold pyridoxal phosphate-dependent enzyme, whose product MPIINRRNFLRSSGSFAIPAVFPLSGLISNDTSVRSDWPAKLIVKFFGDGEMYEPTDYIRVLQEADKTTAIVKDRYGVGGVVEALEKKFADITGKEKAIFMPSGTMANQLAIAVLSGNKSKVFVQETSHVFRDEADAAQSVFQKRLIPLAKNETHFTADELKKTIEEMSTAEAFDTGIGAVSIENPVRRSDGRMVSLDEIKAIRNYCITKKIPMHLDGARLYVASAWSGVSIKEYSQYFDTVYISLYKYLGATAGAILCGNATIIDQMTHLIKTHGGSMYGNWTNAAMALHRLEGVEERFKAAKERGEQLFKTLNLSNHIRIEPLNQGTNIYRLTLAKNINGTAFQTKLNQQFNIRLARPDTNNQSLINVNETILYQSLNDLVNAFGKALKS is encoded by the coding sequence ATGCCCATAATTAACAGAAGAAATTTTCTCCGTAGCTCCGGTAGCTTTGCCATTCCGGCCGTTTTTCCTTTGTCGGGTTTAATCAGTAATGATACTTCTGTTCGTAGCGACTGGCCTGCTAAGCTTATTGTAAAGTTTTTTGGTGATGGTGAAATGTATGAACCCACTGATTATATCCGAGTATTACAGGAAGCTGATAAAACTACTGCTATTGTAAAAGATCGTTATGGTGTGGGCGGTGTTGTAGAAGCACTGGAAAAAAAATTCGCTGATATTACTGGAAAAGAAAAAGCCATCTTCATGCCCAGTGGTACTATGGCCAATCAACTGGCCATTGCTGTATTAAGTGGCAACAAAAGCAAAGTATTTGTTCAGGAAACCAGTCATGTCTTTCGTGATGAAGCAGATGCGGCACAATCTGTGTTTCAGAAAAGGTTGATACCACTTGCTAAAAATGAAACTCATTTCACTGCTGATGAGCTTAAGAAAACAATCGAGGAAATGAGTACAGCAGAGGCTTTTGATACAGGTATTGGTGCCGTTTCAATTGAAAATCCGGTAAGAAGAAGTGATGGAAGAATGGTTTCCCTTGATGAGATCAAAGCCATCAGGAACTATTGTATCACTAAAAAAATACCGATGCATTTGGATGGTGCTCGCTTGTATGTAGCATCGGCATGGTCGGGTGTATCGATCAAAGAGTACAGCCAATATTTTGATACTGTCTATATTTCTCTTTACAAATATCTTGGTGCTACTGCAGGCGCTATTCTTTGTGGCAACGCCACAATCATCGATCAAATGACCCATCTTATTAAAACACATGGTGGCTCTATGTATGGTAACTGGACCAATGCTGCCATGGCTTTGCACAGACTCGAAGGAGTGGAAGAAAGATTCAAAGCTGCAAAGGAAAGAGGTGAGCAATTATTCAAAACACTCAATTTGAGTAATCATATTCGTATTGAGCCTTTGAATCAGGGAACCAATATCTATCGATTAACATTAGCGAAAAATATCAATGGTACTGCTTTTCAGACCAAGCTCAATCAGCAATTCAATATTCGATTGGCAAGGCCCGATACAAATAATCAATCATTGATCAATGTAAACGAAACAATCTTATACCAATCGCTGAATGATCTTGTAAATGCGTTTGGTAAGGCCTTAAAAAGTTAA
- a CDS encoding DUF5690 family protein, translated as MNTKSVFKGSPIQIGIYAAVAAFLTYTMIFGFRKSFTVCTFDGMTVGSLSYKTVLVLSQMMGYLMAKFYGIKFISELKRFGRNKIILLLVGIAWMAWLCFALIPAPYNIVFLFINGFPLGMLWGVVFSYVEGRRSTDFIGAALAVSFIFSSGFVKSVGGWLIQLGVTEFWVPFCTGLVFALPLLLFIYLMERIPAPDAEDEAARMNRTPMSAEQRKAFVRSFLPGIIACIFIYGFATIFRDIRDNFSADMWKEMGYLNQPAIFSKTETPITLVILALIGSMVIIKNSFKALMIAHLFIAIGFVVAGVSTYLFTKGLVAPIWWMTLVGLGLYMVYIPFNSVFFERMIAAFRFTGNVGFLIYLADSFGYLGSVTVLLSKEIFKVQLNWVQFFSNSVMILSVVGVGITVYAAWYFNAKQKQL; from the coding sequence TTGAACACAAAATCAGTTTTCAAAGGTTCGCCGATACAAATAGGAATCTATGCTGCCGTTGCAGCTTTTCTTACCTATACCATGATATTCGGATTTCGCAAATCATTCACCGTTTGCACATTTGATGGAATGACTGTGGGTTCTTTGAGTTATAAAACAGTGTTGGTACTTAGTCAGATGATGGGGTATCTGATGGCTAAGTTTTATGGTATCAAATTCATTTCCGAATTAAAACGTTTTGGAAGAAATAAGATCATTCTCCTTCTAGTGGGTATTGCATGGATGGCATGGCTTTGTTTTGCGCTGATACCCGCTCCCTATAATATTGTCTTTCTTTTCATCAATGGTTTTCCCTTGGGTATGTTATGGGGCGTGGTTTTCTCTTATGTAGAAGGAAGAAGAAGTACTGATTTTATTGGTGCTGCACTTGCAGTGAGTTTTATCTTCTCGTCAGGTTTTGTGAAATCGGTGGGAGGATGGTTGATTCAATTGGGCGTCACAGAATTTTGGGTGCCTTTTTGCACGGGATTGGTGTTTGCATTGCCTTTATTATTGTTCATCTATCTCATGGAACGCATACCTGCACCAGATGCTGAAGATGAAGCCGCACGTATGAACCGAACACCCATGAGTGCTGAACAGCGCAAAGCTTTTGTTCGCTCTTTCTTACCCGGTATCATTGCCTGTATCTTTATTTATGGTTTTGCAACCATCTTTCGCGATATCAGAGACAATTTCAGTGCTGATATGTGGAAGGAAATGGGGTATCTAAATCAACCTGCTATTTTTTCTAAAACAGAAACACCGATTACACTGGTTATTCTTGCACTCATCGGCAGCATGGTCATCATCAAAAATAGTTTCAAAGCATTGATGATCGCTCACTTGTTCATTGCGATTGGATTTGTGGTTGCAGGCGTGAGTACGTACTTGTTTACCAAAGGACTTGTAGCACCGATCTGGTGGATGACATTGGTGGGACTGGGTCTCTACATGGTATATATACCTTTCAACTCTGTATTTTTTGAAAGAATGATCGCTGCATTTCGGTTTACAGGAAATGTCGGTTTCCTGATCTATCTCGCTGATTCATTCGGATACCTGGGCAGTGTGACTGTATTATTAAGCAAAGAAATTTTCAAAGTACAATTGAACTGGGTTCAATTCTTTTCAAATAGTGTGATGATATTATCTGTAGTAGGCGTAGGAATTACAGTATATGCGGCCTGGTATTTTAATGCCAAACAAAAACAGCTATAA
- a CDS encoding helix-hairpin-helix domain-containing protein, which translates to MKNKRNIQLPLTEIEKASLRKNKIKIADILDFAPDELEVLLNATNERAKEIYALAEFQTVPSVGIKFAEDLVFLGYYSLKELKQKDGAKLTDEYEQKKGYWIDPCVEDQFRLVVNFANTNDTKKTWWDFTEERKKFRDENGYPKNRPEKAWFDR; encoded by the coding sequence ATGAAAAATAAAAGAAATATACAACTTCCTTTGACGGAAATAGAGAAAGCTAGTTTGAGAAAAAACAAAATCAAAATTGCTGATATTCTCGATTTCGCACCTGACGAATTAGAAGTCTTATTAAACGCTACAAATGAACGCGCAAAAGAAATTTATGCGTTGGCAGAGTTTCAAACCGTTCCGTCAGTCGGAATAAAGTTTGCTGAAGACCTTGTGTTTTTGGGTTATTATTCACTCAAGGAACTCAAACAAAAAGACGGCGCCAAACTCACAGACGAATACGAACAAAAAAAAGGCTATTGGATTGATCCTTGCGTTGAAGACCAATTCAGATTAGTCGTGAACTTTGCAAATACAAATGACACAAAAAAAACCTGGTGGGACTTTACCGAAGAACGAAAAAAGTTTCGCGATGAAAATGGCTATCCCAAAAACAGACCTGAAAAAGCGTGGTTTGATCGATAA